The genomic segment attgtaatcctggtcagagtggtcagtagtggcagccaggtaccatctagttttctgTTGTCAGGTTACAGGAGGTTGGGATTCAAGTGGCCCATTAGTTCTtcggactaattgcttccttatgtcctcagttttcttcattctccgttgtcTAGTCGGGAAAAGATCTGACATAGGCATTTTGTCGGTGTAGGTCACAACTTTTTCAGCAATGTTGTATATGAGATAGtatatttccattttattatttaatatgatactgtttttttttttttttttctatttcctggATTATTCCTGGCTCAGAGGCTGCTGGTACTGCTGTTTTCATGTAAGTAGTGTCATTTCAAACTACTCATTCTTTTACCTTAAACTGCCATCCTCAtccttttctggatttttttttttttaatctgtggttTATTAGAGATATGTAtgtacattttaatttaaatatacttAAGTCTATATGCATTATGTACTATATAATAGTTTAGACTAGAGGATTTCATTAACCAGATGGAATTTTTTCATAAAAGTTCCTTTTGACATCAATGGCAGTGACCTCACTTTCTCTCAATTTCCTCCCACTATTGTAATTAACatatattaaaatgttttaagtGAGGTAGAAGATATATGATCCAGAAGACTGGTACACTGATTGTCCAATTTTAGTCAGGGAGTTGAAAATGGGGGAAGGAAGGGCTGGGGTCAGTTACATGGGTAACACACTACTCAACCTACTCATCTTCATAGCCTGGCTGGCATAGAAGCTAGGTCACACTAGAAggatttacatatacatatataaagaaaactcctTTCAGATATCTTACTGCCATCATTTTAAAAACAGCAAGGACACTATAtatttcatatttgagagttATGTCCTGATACTTTAAACACATTGAAACATGTAATCCTCATTTAGTTTTCAACAACCCTGAAAGGAAGTGGTCATTTTACAGGTGTGGATAAAGAGATTAAGGTATCTTACTCCATAAGCCACAGGAGGAGATATAACAGAGGCTGTATCTGCATGTGTCTACCACCTTGGATATTCCCCTGTATAAAGACGAATAATCCCCACCAGGATCTACTAGATTTTCCCTGGCAATACATGTGTTTGATTCTTGTCAAGTATGTTGTTTCAGTCTGCACCATCTGTGGTGCAAGGATTTTATTGGACTATGTTTTGAAGTAAGGCATATTAAATGGTTCCACACATTCTGGGAAGTTgcagtttaaaatttttataatcaaCATATGTATTATAATTTTGTAAATGCCATTATGTGATTGTCATTAAAGacataacaaagagaaagttTAGTAACCATTCATATACCTAACACCtaacatttttaacatttttaaaaaaaattttgctgcatatatttatctgtatattaaaaaaaaaacacaagcccATTGTCATCAATTCGAtcctgactcgtagagaccctttAAAACAGTGGAGAACTTCCCCTTCGGGTCTCTAAGGAGCGGCTCGTAGATCCAAACACctgactatttggttagcagccaagcccttaaccactgctctgccagggatcccatctatgtgtgtgtatgtgtgtacgtgtatgtgCATGAACATGAGTGTGTGCATGagcatgtgtgcatatatatgtacatatacatctacatgtacacacatgccTACGGGCACATGTACACatacagatacatgtacacctaTACCTACACCTGTACCTTTATCTGTGCCTACATGCACATCTTCACTtacatctgtatctatatctatatcaggGTTTCTCATCCCCCCCCCGACCCCAGGGAAAGTTTGGACTGGAAATTTTCTTATTCTGGGGAGTTACCTGTATatagtaaaatatttagcaacatCCCGGGCTTCCATTAGATACAAGTAGTGCCCCTCTCCTAGTGTGACATCCAAAATGTCTCAGACATTGACAAATGTTCTTTGGAGAGCAAATTTTCCCCAACTGATAGCAAGTtagatttctctttctctccccatgtttctctctctatctctatcttCATGTACTTATATTTTATTTGTCGGAGGTGGGTTCACTTTCAAATATCTATATTGGAAAGTTTGGATTTATCTTATTCATTTCGCATATTGCCTTTGTATGTTAAAAATCCACCAGATGATACCACATACACCCTGTTGACTATGCAGATGTCTCTATCCACAATAGGTTTCCTAATAGACCGAGATGGACAAACACAATCTAACAGTGCTGAATGAATTCATTCTGATGGGAATCACAGACCATCCTGACCTGCAGGTGCCATTGTTTGGGCTGTTCCTCATCATCTACATGATCTCAGTGGTGGGCAACTtgggcatcatcatcctcaccaagatGGACTCCAAGCTACaaacacccatgtacttttttctcagacacctggctatcactgatcttgGTTATTCAACAACTGTGGGACCTAAAATGTTGGTAAATTTTGTTGTAGATGAAAATACAATCTCCTATTGTTTTTGTGCTATACAGctagctttctttctctttttcatcacTAGTGAATTATTCATTCTGTCAGCAATGTCttatgatcgctatgtggccatctgtcatcctctgctctacacagtcaTCATGTCACAAAAGGTTTGTCCAGTGTTGGTGGCAATCCTCTATGTTTATAGcacatttgtttctcttcttatCACCGTAAAGATTTTTAATTCATCCTTCTGTGGCTACAATGCCACCAGTCTTTTCTACTGTGACTGTCTCCCCTTAGTATCTTTGCTCTGCTCAAACACACATGAAATTGAATTGATGATTCTCATCGCAGCATCTATTGATTCGATTTCACCCCTTCTAATAGTTCTTATTCTTATCTGCTTGTTTTTGTAGCCATTCATAGGATTAACTCAGATGAGGGCAGGTACAAGGCCTTCTCCACTTGTGGATCCCACCTAACCATGGTGGTCgtgttctatgggactttaatTTTTACATACATGCATCCCGAGTCCAGTCATTCCTATGAAACTGATAAAGTGGCTTCCATATTTTACACCCTGGTTATTCCAGTGTTGAATCCCTTGATATATAgcttgaggaacaaagatgtaaaacaTGCCATTCAAAGAACATGAAATAAATTAAGCAATGTCTTTTCTACCACTTAACACATGATATGGTTCTTACAAATTATATCATGGGCTTCAGACcttgtctgtgtgtctctgtagGGTATAGTGAGCAAAAATACATTCCACACATATTAATAAATTTACTTTTATGTGCCAGTCACTCTTCTAAATGCACTGatgaacaaaagaagaaactaaagAGTAAAAAGCTTTGTCTTCCTTGCAGGGAAGAGGTGGATCACACACTTAACAACTACGTAAATATTATAGTGCAGAATAACatgttggggccctggtggtgcagtggctaaattgctctgctgctaactgtaagATCGCCAGTtgaaacccactagccactccatgggagaaagatgtagcagtcatcTTCcacaagatttacagccttggaaaccctatgcatgagtactactttgtcctacagagttgctaggagttggaatctactcaacagcagtgtatttggttgttttttttttttttttttcagaatgtgcaagaaaacaaaaccttttctcattgagtcaattctgagtcatagaaaACTTaatggacagggtagaactgttccatagggtttccaagaagcagctgagggatttgaaatgctgaccttttggttaggagccaagttcttaaccagtgcaccaccggACCTCCAGGAGAATGTGTGGGGAACCATGAAGTCAGGCAATTAGAGTGGATATTCTGAGCTGAAGAGGGAAAAGGCACTAATTACAAAAGTGGAGCTACAATGACTCTGGTGTTTTTCTTCTATTAAAATAAGCTTTGCAGTGTCAGTTCTgtcatttgtgtatgtgtgtttgtgtaagcACTTGCCTCCTGTTTCAGTCTTCATAGTTTCTGAGGGGAGTATTAGATTTGGGCCAGGTTGCAAGGAGTCACAAGGTAGTGTGATGATTTGAAGTACTCAAGATATCTAAATTTGCTCAAATGTCCCCATTCTGGACTTTGGGGTTCCATTCTTTTCTTATTAATGCATTTAATTTCACATATCAATCTGTTAACTCAACAAACCTTCCAATTTAGCAATCTACAAGTTCAGCTTTCCATCTGACTTTGTTATAATCAACCCATTTTGCCTAGATCTAAGAGTGGGGAAGAAACTCCAAACCTGGGAGCAACTCTGGATAACCTCAAGCAGTTTATCTTAATTAATGTATGTTCTGATCTATGTACCAATTAAGATAAACTTCTTGATGTCATCCAGGATTGCTCCCAAGTTTCGAATTCCTTCCTTACTAGTTGTTCTTATTTAATAattatcttttgtttgtttttgtttcatgggTTGTCATCTCTTCTTATCTAtatgaaaaactttttaaaatattcattcaaTTATTTTTTGTGTAGTTCCTTGGGTAAAAGAATATTCTGCTTCATAGGTTTGACTTTCCTAAACTTTGGTCACTATTTATTATGTACTATATTTTCATTGACTTTTGTTCACCCTACTTATGAGAGGCAAAATGAGATAATTCCATGTTTTATACCATGCTGTATATCTAATTAAAGGAAGGTCTGTTATGTGGCAAGGATACAGCTGTCTTGCCTTATGGACATAGGTGCTCTAGATTACTCCTCAAAATTTTTCATGTATTCTTTTTCCAACATTTCTAGGGTTTTATTGAAGCTCCTAGAatctaaattattttcttcattcaagATCGTGAAAGAAGATCCCCTGTGTAGCCAAtgaaatttgaataaaaataGCTCATTGGAATATAAGAAAAAGATGCATGTTACATTGTTATGTGagcataaatatttttgaaagtttGAAGCATTTAGAAGGTGAAGATGGTCATGATAAGACAGAGCTCCCCAGGCTGGGGAAGATTCCACTTCCTTGAGCAGCTTGCTTGAAACACCCCTAGCTTTACATTAGAATCCTGATTCCTTTGCTTGGCATGCTGCAAAGCTTCACATTAAAATCATGGTTCCCCTCTCCTTAACTGCTTCCCCAAACTAGAGGAAATTGGCAAAAACAATTTTAGACGCCATGCTGACATTCAGGACAACCTTTCAGTTCTCATATATAGTAATACCGTGGCTCTGGCTGTAGTTTAACCACCATATTCTGAAGATGTGATGCATGAAGTTACATGTAAACCTTATTGCAGCTGTGCAACGTGGATaataatgttgctgatgtaacttgtatgagctTCCAACTTATCAACTCCTTATAAGTAATGTTTCCCCTCGGCCTgtctgagcagtcttggcagaaGCAGCCCCAACTGTTTCCCATCCTTGCACAGTGAAATAAAGACACTTTCTACTCTCCTACTCTTCTACTTTGGTCTGTTGTTTATTGGCTGAGATGAGTTGCGCAGAGCAGAGCCTGAAGTTTCCAGCTGGCAACATTTCTGGTGAGCCAGTCAGTAGTCATCTCCCAGTTCCAGAGGCAGATAGGACAACAGGCCACCCAAACATCTGGTGCCACCAGGAGATTTCTCCTAGAGACCTTCCAGTAGCCCTGGTAAATGATTTGCCTGGCACCCAACAATGACTTCTTGGAAGATACGAAATGCACCTGGTTTATATGGTAAGTATCTACAAAAAACCTTAGAAGAGGCCCAAGAAGCAGGAGGAATTAACCATTAAGGGCAATAAAGGGTTTAATATTTGGAGTTATTTGGCAAATAACAGGATAATTCCTAGGTACGGCCTTTAGAGTCCCAAGAAGGAGCAGGAATTGACCCTTGAGGGTGTAAAAGGCTCTAGGTATCAGTTAAAACTAACTaggttgtgtgagtgtgtaatGTGTGTGTAGGAAGCATTTAGACGGTTCTCAGACACAGACTCTGAGAGTCTTGAAAATGCTCACATCCTGAATATGATTTTTATTAGAGCACCCAGGATATACAGAGAAAACTCCAAAAACTTGAGGAAGATGTTGAGATGGGGATCTTGTCTTTTTGAGCTTTCCTACCAAGTATATTCCTTTCAGGATcaggaagaggaaaagagaaaaatcaccaaTCAGAAGAGACAGGTTGCATTCCTGGATACCACCTTGTAGGGAAATGACTGGTTTCCTGGCAGCTCAAGAAGAGGAGGGACTCTGAAGAGATAGGGAGTTGGGAGACCCTGAACCCCATTAAGCCGAGACCAGAGCGCCTAGTGCAAAGACAGTGGACATTGGAAGAGAGAAGCCCTAAGTTCTTACccagaggaaagaaagaatatgGGGTGCCCAGTGGCCCATGGTGCCAATCTGTAAAGCCTCTAATTGAGGAGGACTGGGAGAAAGTCTCTCACCTGAGCCACTGGGTATAATGaaggtgtgtgttgggggggaggAACTGTACAGTTTCCTGTGGATATCAGAGCAGCCCACTCTGTCCTGAGCTTGAAAAAGACAGCCTGAGAAAACAAACTGGGTCTGTCTGGAGTTTCAGGTAAGGGGAGAACCCTCCCTTTCTCCAGCCTCTAACCTGCTCTATACAAGGAAAGTCATTAAcacatttttttctctatatGTGTGACTGTCCCATTCTCTTGCTGAGAAGAAACTTGTGCAAACCACAAACACAAATTTCTTTTGATGAAGAGGTCATGCAGATGCAGGTACCATCATAGAATGGACGGTGCGTGCAGATGGCCCCTACCACACAGCCACCCATCAATTACAGCATGGAAGGACATTGCCAGGGATCagcagggccagacaaaaagcaTGAAGTGGTCCTGTGGTTATGGGTATGGGCCACAATGTGCCAGCACATGCCAAAAATGTGAAAGAACCAAAATTTGCAGTATATTGGATATTGTCATGATTACCGTAAACATCCAAGAGCTTCCCACCAAAGTAATCATGCAGATCAAAAGGATCAATACACAATTCGAGAATATCCATAaacccaaagaaaaaaaaaaaaaaagcctaatctAACTATATAGGTTTTCATTGAAGGGGCTCCTGGAAATAagacagacagagaaaaagagagagaatgttaAGAAATACTGAGGAGCTTGAGTATACAAGttaaatattattgaaattaGAATAAGAACTAACCTGtgattcattaaaatatttaatgatcCCCTACGATCTTAATACttctttttgttaggtgccatcgggtggGTTCTAATCACAGAAATTCCAagaacaacagaagaaaagagtgccttgtcctgcaccacctcacaatctttgctttgtttgagcccgttgtggcagacactatgtcaatccatctcactgagggactTCCTATTTTTCCCGGCCCTCTAGTACAGCAAccatgatgccctcctccagggattggtccctccaaCCACATGTCAAATAGTACCTACATATAATTTCTCTATTAGAGAAAGTTACCACCAAGCAGAGGGAGCTGAGGGAATTGACAAATTTCTACTATCTAAATCACTGGATTCCCTAGAGAAAGAGTAAACCACTGGAAAGCTGAACAGAAATGCTTTGAGGTAGGGAAGCCTCAGAAGTCAAGGGACAGGAGAAGTGATACTCGAATTTCCAGCATATGTGACTGACACTTTCCTAGAA from the Loxodonta africana isolate mLoxAfr1 chromosome 7, mLoxAfr1.hap2, whole genome shotgun sequence genome contains:
- the LOC100672199 gene encoding olfactory receptor 8K3-like, producing MDKHNLTVLNEFILMGITDHPDLQVPLFGLFLIIYMISVVGNLGIIILTKMDSKLQTPMYFFLRHLAITDLGYSTTVGPKMLVNFVVDENTISYCFCAIQLAFFLFFITSELFILSAMSYDRYVAICHPLLYTVIMSQKVCPVLVAILYVYSTFVSLLITVKIFNSSFCGYNATSLFYCDCLPLVSLLCSNTHEIELMILIAASIDSISPLLIVLILICLFL